In Halorientalis sp. LT38, a genomic segment contains:
- a CDS encoding branched-chain amino acid ABC transporter permease, giving the protein MSELTAKISELWTESPLNYLRVGALVTILSVVYLFSGLQAGYPGWVLLVFNVLIVNFVLYGILLLGLNLQYGYAGIVNFGPVLFFALGAYTVALVSAESTFSDLGMGMPWYVGVAAALVVVLVVAFILSLSTIQLRGDYLAVVTLAGAEIFHEMAAGLPATLGGNQGIPGIPRIFHDIAPDAFTAGLAAFGALTGLLIISYAVMQRLGESPFGRVLRGIRDDETAVEFLGKDIFSYKIKTFLIGSVPMGLAGAFLGLINGGVAPGFITIDVTVLVWVGMLIGGAGSNRGALVGLLIISSFQLFTRFANQSIPVGSNTFASLRLMAVGLLMILIIVYRPQGLFGDPDKLEVDA; this is encoded by the coding sequence ATGAGTGAACTCACAGCCAAAATCTCGGAACTCTGGACGGAATCGCCCCTCAACTACCTGCGTGTCGGAGCGTTAGTCACGATCCTCTCTGTCGTCTACCTGTTCTCCGGGCTCCAGGCGGGCTACCCCGGATGGGTCCTGCTGGTGTTCAACGTCCTCATCGTCAACTTCGTCCTCTACGGCATCCTGCTGTTGGGCCTCAACCTCCAGTACGGGTACGCCGGCATCGTGAACTTCGGACCGGTGTTGTTCTTCGCGCTGGGCGCGTACACGGTCGCGCTCGTCAGCGCCGAGAGCACGTTCAGCGACCTCGGCATGGGCATGCCGTGGTACGTCGGCGTGGCCGCTGCGCTCGTCGTCGTCCTCGTCGTGGCGTTCATCCTCAGCCTCAGCACCATCCAGCTCCGCGGCGACTACCTGGCCGTCGTCACGCTCGCTGGTGCGGAGATCTTCCACGAGATGGCCGCGGGACTGCCGGCGACCCTGGGCGGCAACCAGGGTATCCCCGGCATCCCCCGGATCTTCCACGACATCGCCCCAGACGCGTTCACGGCCGGTCTGGCCGCGTTCGGCGCACTCACGGGGTTACTGATAATCAGCTACGCCGTCATGCAACGGCTCGGCGAGTCGCCGTTCGGTCGGGTGCTCCGCGGCATCCGCGACGACGAGACGGCCGTCGAGTTCCTGGGGAAGGACATCTTCTCCTACAAGATCAAGACGTTCCTCATCGGGTCGGTCCCGATGGGACTCGCGGGCGCGTTCCTCGGGCTGATCAACGGCGGCGTCGCTCCCGGGTTCATCACGATCGACGTGACGGTGCTCGTCTGGGTCGGGATGCTCATCGGCGGCGCGGGCAGCAACAGGGGCGCGCTGGTGGGACTGCTCATCATCTCGTCGTTCCAGCTGTTCACCCGCTTTGCGAACCAGTCGATCCCGGTCGGCTCCAACACGTTCGCGTCACTGCGACTGATGGCCGTCGGACTCCTGATGATCCTCATCATCGTGTACCGGCCACAGGGGCTCTTCGGTGACCCCGACAAGCTGGAGGTGGATGCATGA
- a CDS encoding acyl-CoA dehydrogenase family protein produces MLDYFGLEADLGAEERMIRDTAREFVDENVRPDIGEHWIEGTFPKDLIPEMGEMGFYAPNLEGYGSPNVSETAYGLLMQELEACDSGLRSMASVQGALVMYPIHAYGSEEQKEEWLPKLGSGEAVGCFGLTEPEHGSNPTAMETRAEEADGGYLLNGSKTWITNSPISDVAIVWARDRTDPDTPVRGFLVETDRDGVSTNKITEKLSLRASITGEIGLNDVFVPEENLLPGAEGMGGPLGCLTQARYGIAWGAIGAARDSFETARQYAKDRDQFGGPIGRFQIQQQKLAEMATQITLAQLLAHRLADLKERGEMRPQHVSMAKRNNVRMARDESRVAREMLGGNGITADYSPMRHMANLETVYTYEGTHDIHTLILGEDLTGFAAYE; encoded by the coding sequence ATGCTAGATTACTTCGGCCTGGAGGCCGACCTCGGTGCGGAAGAGCGGATGATCCGGGACACGGCCCGCGAGTTCGTCGACGAGAATGTACGCCCCGACATCGGCGAGCACTGGATCGAGGGCACCTTCCCGAAAGACCTCATCCCCGAGATGGGCGAGATGGGCTTTTACGCCCCGAATCTGGAGGGCTACGGATCGCCCAACGTCAGCGAGACCGCCTACGGCCTCCTGATGCAGGAACTGGAAGCCTGTGACTCCGGTCTGCGCTCGATGGCGAGCGTCCAGGGCGCCCTCGTGATGTATCCGATCCACGCTTACGGCAGCGAGGAGCAGAAAGAGGAGTGGCTCCCCAAACTCGGGAGCGGTGAAGCGGTCGGCTGCTTCGGCCTCACAGAGCCCGAACACGGCTCGAACCCGACCGCGATGGAGACTCGCGCAGAAGAAGCCGACGGCGGCTACCTGCTCAACGGGTCGAAGACGTGGATCACGAACTCACCGATTTCGGACGTGGCGATCGTCTGGGCGCGTGATCGGACCGACCCGGATACCCCCGTCCGCGGGTTCCTCGTCGAGACCGATCGGGACGGCGTCTCGACCAACAAGATCACGGAGAAACTCTCGCTGCGAGCGTCCATCACGGGCGAGATCGGCCTCAACGACGTGTTCGTGCCCGAGGAGAACCTGCTGCCCGGCGCAGAGGGCATGGGCGGCCCGCTGGGCTGTCTGACCCAGGCCCGCTACGGCATCGCCTGGGGCGCTATCGGCGCCGCACGCGATAGCTTCGAGACCGCCCGGCAGTACGCCAAGGATCGCGATCAATTCGGAGGGCCCATCGGCCGGTTCCAGATCCAGCAGCAGAAGCTGGCGGAGATGGCCACCCAGATTACCCTGGCACAGCTGCTGGCACACCGACTCGCGGACCTCAAGGAACGCGGCGAGATGCGCCCGCAACACGTCTCGATGGCCAAACGCAACAACGTCCGGATGGCCCGCGACGAGTCCCGCGTCGCCCGCGAGATGCTCGGCGGCAACGGCATCACGGCGGACTACTCGCCGATGCGTCACATGGCGAACCTCGAGACGGTTTATACCTACGAGGGCACGCACGACATCCACACCCTCATCCTCGGCGAGGACCTGACCGGCTTCGCCGCCTACGAGTGA
- a CDS encoding CaiB/BaiF CoA transferase family protein, which yields MSEPNSTTGGPLDGVTVLDASRVLSGPFCTMQLGDLGAEVVKIERPDGGDQTRSWSPPEYGDSGEAAYYLSTNRNKRSLTLNLASEDGRDVFRDLAEKADVVVENFRVGKMAEWDLDYETLSAENPDLVYCSISGYGQDGPHKDRPAYDLIMQAEGGMMSITGEQGRPPVRVGVAIADIGAGMYAAQSILAALFHREFQDAGGQYIDVALFEAMVAWQTYMASYYFATGDPPGRMGSKHPTIAPYQAFPTTDGYIVVAVPSPNLWPRFCRAIDREDLVEDPRFETNDDRVTNREELDAILEAEFEEYSTAAAKERLDDHGVPASRVNDMADVFDHPQVLARGMRQQVDHPTADEVEMPGSPMNLGDTPTGIDRHPPLLGEHTEEILSEFGFDDETIARFHENGVV from the coding sequence ATGTCTGAACCGAACTCCACGACCGGCGGACCGCTGGACGGCGTAACCGTGCTCGACGCGTCACGGGTCCTCTCGGGCCCCTTCTGTACGATGCAGCTCGGCGACCTCGGTGCGGAGGTGGTCAAGATCGAGCGTCCCGACGGCGGCGACCAGACGCGCAGCTGGAGTCCGCCCGAGTACGGCGACTCCGGCGAGGCCGCCTACTACCTCAGCACCAACCGGAACAAGCGCTCGCTGACGCTCAACCTCGCGAGCGAGGACGGCCGCGACGTGTTTCGCGACCTGGCCGAGAAGGCCGACGTAGTGGTCGAGAACTTCCGCGTCGGCAAGATGGCCGAGTGGGACCTCGACTACGAGACCCTCTCGGCCGAGAACCCCGACCTGGTCTACTGCTCCATCTCCGGATACGGACAGGACGGCCCGCACAAGGACCGACCGGCCTACGACCTCATCATGCAGGCCGAGGGCGGCATGATGAGCATCACCGGCGAGCAGGGCCGCCCGCCCGTCCGCGTCGGCGTCGCGATCGCGGACATCGGCGCGGGGATGTACGCCGCCCAGTCCATCCTGGCCGCGCTCTTCCACCGCGAGTTCCAGGACGCCGGCGGCCAGTACATCGACGTCGCCCTCTTCGAGGCGATGGTCGCCTGGCAGACCTACATGGCCTCATACTACTTCGCCACGGGCGACCCGCCCGGGCGGATGGGGAGCAAACACCCGACCATCGCGCCCTACCAGGCCTTCCCGACGACCGATGGCTACATCGTGGTCGCCGTCCCGTCGCCGAACCTGTGGCCGCGCTTCTGTCGGGCCATCGACCGCGAGGACCTCGTCGAGGACCCGCGGTTCGAGACCAACGACGACCGCGTGACCAACCGCGAGGAACTCGACGCCATCCTCGAAGCCGAGTTCGAAGAGTACAGCACCGCGGCGGCGAAGGAACGCCTCGACGACCACGGCGTCCCGGCCAGCAGGGTCAACGACATGGCCGACGTGTTCGACCACCCGCAGGTCCTGGCACGCGGCATGCGACAGCAGGTCGATCACCCGACTGCGGACGAAGTCGAGATGCCCGGCAGCCCCATGAACCTGGGCGACACGCCGACGGGAATCGACCGTCACCCGCCGCTGCTCGGCGAACACACCGAGGAGATCCTCTCGGAATTCGGATTCGACGACGAAACCATCGCTCGCTTCCACGAGAACGGCGTCGTCTGA
- a CDS encoding IclR family transcriptional regulator translates to MKGGEQEGIKSNETLFQLIETLKQLDGAGVTELATRMDVSKSTIHRHLTTLEDHEYVIRDGQEFRLSLKFLEYGGYVRRTNEIAKQIRPRIEELADKTGELSAYVVEEHGQGVFVFRGIGDNAVGTDAGVGKRFHLHSLAAGKAMLAELSPERVDEIIETHGLPAYTDNTITEADELREELDAIRDRGFAVDRQEHLMGLHAVAAPVYGPNDELRGAFNVAGPSHRMKGDWFTEEIPELLLGTITEFQLDITYA, encoded by the coding sequence ATGAAAGGAGGCGAGCAAGAAGGGATCAAGTCCAACGAGACGCTGTTCCAGTTGATCGAGACGCTCAAACAGCTCGACGGCGCCGGTGTCACCGAGCTAGCCACCCGGATGGACGTCTCGAAAAGCACGATCCACCGCCACCTCACGACGCTCGAGGACCACGAGTACGTGATCCGGGACGGCCAGGAGTTCCGGCTGAGCCTCAAGTTCCTCGAGTACGGTGGCTACGTTCGCCGGACCAACGAGATTGCCAAACAGATCCGCCCGCGGATCGAGGAGCTGGCCGACAAGACTGGCGAACTCTCGGCGTACGTGGTCGAAGAACACGGCCAGGGAGTGTTCGTCTTCCGCGGCATCGGGGACAACGCCGTCGGGACCGACGCCGGGGTCGGCAAGCGGTTTCACCTCCACTCGTTGGCGGCCGGAAAGGCGATGCTCGCCGAGCTCTCGCCCGAACGCGTCGACGAGATAATCGAGACCCACGGCCTTCCAGCGTACACGGACAACACCATCACCGAGGCCGACGAACTCCGCGAGGAACTCGACGCGATCCGCGACCGCGGGTTCGCGGTCGACCGCCAGGAGCACCTCATGGGCCTCCACGCCGTCGCAGCACCGGTGTACGGCCCGAACGACGAACTCCGTGGCGCGTTCAACGTCGCCGGCCCCAGCCACCGGATGAAAGGCGACTGGTTCACCGAGGAGATCCCGGAACTCCTGTTGGGCACCATCACCGAGTTCCAACTCGACATCACCTATGCCTGA
- a CDS encoding ornithine cyclodeaminase family protein — MVLFLTDDDVQRVLDLRALVPIVESALVKQAAGEAERPHRPHYPLGQGLESDDPLGMGIAMPAYVHGDDVFATKLVSLHEGNEDRGLPTLNAQIVLSNARTGVPLSFMDGTRITNARTGCIGALAVREFASEPVRLGVIGAGAQARWQTRAIAAVSEVEDVRIYSPSDSRFDCADELEAEGLPASAVDSAAEAVAGASVVVTATTSTDPVFPADALDPGTLVVAVGAYNEAMQELEPGVFDRAAAVFADVPEEVATIGDLAATSLQESDLVPLAAAFDGTAGRERDDDIVVVESVGSAVLDVVTAGHVYRTAREEGVGIEQTL, encoded by the coding sequence ATGGTACTGTTCCTAACCGACGACGACGTCCAACGTGTCCTCGACCTCCGGGCACTCGTTCCGATCGTCGAATCGGCGCTCGTCAAACAGGCAGCCGGTGAGGCAGAGCGCCCGCATCGTCCGCACTATCCGCTCGGGCAGGGGCTCGAATCCGACGATCCCCTCGGTATGGGGATCGCGATGCCCGCCTACGTCCACGGCGACGACGTCTTCGCGACCAAACTCGTCAGCCTCCACGAGGGCAACGAGGACCGCGGGTTACCGACGCTCAACGCACAGATCGTCCTCTCGAACGCCCGGACGGGCGTGCCGCTGTCGTTCATGGACGGGACGCGCATCACGAACGCGCGGACGGGCTGTATCGGCGCGCTCGCGGTCCGTGAATTCGCCTCCGAGCCGGTGCGGCTGGGCGTCATCGGCGCCGGCGCACAGGCCCGCTGGCAGACGCGGGCCATCGCCGCGGTCAGCGAGGTCGAGGACGTCCGGATCTACTCGCCCAGCGACTCCCGCTTCGACTGTGCCGACGAGCTCGAGGCGGAGGGACTGCCGGCCTCGGCCGTCGACTCGGCCGCCGAGGCCGTGGCGGGGGCGTCGGTGGTCGTCACGGCGACGACGAGCACGGACCCGGTCTTCCCGGCGGACGCCCTCGACCCGGGAACGCTCGTCGTCGCCGTGGGTGCGTACAACGAAGCGATGCAGGAACTCGAGCCGGGCGTCTTCGACCGTGCGGCCGCCGTGTTCGCCGACGTCCCCGAGGAGGTCGCGACCATCGGCGACCTGGCGGCCACGTCACTGCAGGAGTCGGACCTCGTGCCCCTCGCCGCGGCGTTCGATGGGACCGCCGGCCGGGAGCGTGACGACGATATCGTCGTCGTCGAGAGCGTCGGGTCGGCGGTGCTGGACGTGGTGACGGCGGGTCACGTCTATCGAACGGCGCGCGAAGAAGGAGTGGGAATCGAACAGACGCTGTAA
- a CDS encoding thiamine pyrophosphate-binding protein, with product MLINEAVIDRLVANGIDTVFGIPGKQTLPLNQAIGESDAIEFVVARHETAVTHQAWGYAETSDRMAATFVVPGPGDMNAMNGLKNALNDCTPLIHFAVETEPEIRGGDGIHETPPDTYDNVVKENILVERPSATASEVDRAVAIARTPPMGPVRIGIPKNFLKMDVPLSQARDYDTDCLESVADEDVEAATDLLADADAPLILAGGGVRSSGASDELRSLAERLGAPVVTTYKGKGVIPEDHPLSAGTLSGSATPELLAAIGDADAALGVGTDFDAVATRSWSVDVPERLVHVTLHPDDLGTGYDPAVAVIGDGGEAMRKIEDRLADDQEPADGEATAERLRSARDERIEPLLGEETPLTSVQVLRTARETIPREATVAVDAGGFRVWGLNTFESYGPDKYVNPGSWATMGTGLPSGIGAQQANPDEDVVVLTGDGGLMMCIHELHTAVAEDLPITVLVLNNNDYAIITEEAERTYDLDTGVYGWEDSPISFTALAESMGMRSLRAETGSDLEDRLSTALAADEPVLVEIPTDPREPQASEWMSE from the coding sequence ATGCTGATCAACGAGGCGGTCATCGACCGGCTGGTAGCCAACGGGATCGATACGGTGTTCGGGATTCCCGGAAAGCAGACGCTCCCGCTGAACCAGGCCATCGGCGAGAGCGACGCGATCGAGTTCGTCGTCGCCAGACACGAGACCGCGGTCACCCATCAGGCGTGGGGGTACGCCGAGACCAGCGACCGGATGGCCGCGACATTCGTCGTGCCCGGACCGGGCGACATGAACGCGATGAACGGCCTGAAGAACGCCCTCAACGACTGTACGCCGTTGATCCACTTCGCCGTGGAGACCGAGCCCGAGATCCGCGGCGGCGACGGCATCCACGAGACGCCACCGGACACCTACGACAACGTCGTCAAGGAGAACATCCTGGTCGAGCGTCCCTCGGCGACCGCTTCGGAGGTCGACCGAGCCGTCGCCATCGCCCGGACACCGCCGATGGGGCCGGTCCGGATCGGCATCCCGAAGAACTTCCTGAAGATGGACGTCCCGCTCTCGCAGGCTCGTGACTACGACACGGACTGCCTGGAGTCGGTCGCCGACGAGGACGTCGAGGCCGCAACGGACCTGCTGGCCGACGCCGACGCGCCGCTGATCCTCGCCGGCGGCGGCGTTCGGTCGTCCGGGGCGAGCGACGAACTGCGCTCGCTCGCCGAACGGCTGGGCGCACCCGTCGTCACGACCTACAAGGGCAAGGGAGTCATCCCCGAGGACCACCCGCTATCGGCCGGCACGCTCTCGGGCAGCGCGACCCCCGAACTGCTTGCGGCCATCGGCGATGCGGACGCGGCCCTGGGCGTCGGAACCGACTTCGACGCCGTCGCCACCCGGTCGTGGTCCGTCGACGTTCCGGAGCGACTGGTCCACGTCACGCTCCACCCCGACGACCTCGGCACCGGCTACGACCCGGCCGTGGCCGTCATCGGTGACGGGGGCGAGGCGATGCGGAAGATCGAGGACCGACTGGCCGACGACCAGGAGCCGGCCGACGGGGAAGCGACCGCCGAGCGGTTGCGGTCGGCCAGGGACGAGCGGATCGAACCGCTGCTGGGCGAGGAGACGCCGCTGACGTCGGTCCAGGTCCTCCGGACGGCCCGGGAGACGATCCCCCGCGAGGCGACCGTCGCGGTCGACGCCGGCGGGTTCCGCGTCTGGGGACTCAACACCTTCGAGTCCTACGGGCCCGACAAGTACGTCAACCCCGGCTCGTGGGCGACCATGGGCACCGGACTCCCGTCCGGTATCGGCGCGCAACAGGCCAATCCCGACGAGGACGTCGTCGTCCTGACCGGCGACGGCGGGCTGATGATGTGCATCCACGAACTCCACACCGCCGTCGCCGAGGACCTGCCGATCACCGTCCTCGTCCTCAACAACAACGACTACGCCATCATCACCGAGGAGGCGGAACGGACGTACGACCTCGATACCGGCGTGTACGGCTGGGAGGACTCACCGATCAGCTTCACCGCGCTGGCCGAGAGCATGGGCATGCGCAGCCTCCGCGCCGAGACCGGGAGCGACCTCGAAGACCGACTCTCGACGGCGCTGGCCGCCGACGAACCCGTTCTGGTCGAGATCCCGACCGATCCTCGGGAGCCCCAGGCCAGCGAGTGGATGTCGGAGTAA
- a CDS encoding enoyl-CoA hydratase/isomerase family protein — translation MSILKTEDVTEEIRRLTLNRPDSLNALSRALLSRIAEEVRAADGEYRVLILEGAGDAFTAGADLDEEEGAGDLFQEITRAVREFEGIVIGKLHGWVIGGGFEWTLSFDLRYAHSDTTFKLTESEIGVTVTNASTLLLPLYVGAGTARELVYTSRELPAVEAEQHGLLAGVFDDADDLEDKVIDVATDIVENKSANALRLNKRAMDQAFPVEEVLKREELINEYCHDIEDMGW, via the coding sequence ATGTCGATACTCAAGACCGAAGACGTGACCGAGGAGATTCGGCGACTGACGTTGAACCGTCCGGACTCGCTCAACGCACTCAGTAGAGCCCTCCTCTCGCGGATCGCCGAGGAGGTCCGCGCCGCCGACGGTGAGTACCGGGTGCTGATCCTGGAGGGGGCCGGTGACGCGTTCACCGCCGGCGCCGACCTCGACGAGGAGGAGGGCGCTGGCGACCTGTTCCAGGAGATAACCCGTGCCGTCCGGGAGTTCGAGGGCATCGTCATCGGGAAACTCCACGGCTGGGTCATCGGCGGCGGATTCGAGTGGACGCTCTCGTTCGACCTGCGCTACGCCCACTCGGACACGACGTTCAAGCTGACGGAGTCCGAGATCGGCGTGACGGTAACCAACGCCTCGACGCTGCTGCTCCCGCTGTACGTCGGTGCCGGGACGGCCCGCGAACTCGTCTACACGAGTCGCGAACTCCCCGCCGTGGAGGCAGAGCAACACGGGTTGCTCGCCGGTGTCTTCGACGACGCCGACGACCTCGAGGACAAAGTTATCGACGTCGCCACGGACATCGTGGAGAACAAGTCGGCGAACGCGCTGCGACTCAACAAACGCGCCATGGACCAGGCGTTCCCCGTCGAGGAGGTCCTCAAACGGGAAGAGTTGATCAACGAGTACTGCCACGACATCGAGGACATGGGGTGGTAG
- a CDS encoding ABC transporter ATP-binding protein produces MTLFETNDIEKSFGGLQALDGVDVSIDEGELVGLIGPNGAGKTTYFNCVTGLLDADDGTVRFDGQDVTDMDSAELAREGMVRTFQLSRTLKTMTALENVQIAAMDHPGENAWTAFRQSDDLYEAEAEITERAEELLDRFDLGHHKDTYGGKLSGGDRKILEICRGLMLDPKLFLLDEPFAGVNEATVEEISDYIRELNDEGMTFVIIEHGLRELVQLVDRLIVLHEGAVLADGDPHDVVTDEQVINVYMGQAMDLDDGTESEATDA; encoded by the coding sequence ATGACTCTGTTCGAGACCAACGACATCGAGAAGTCGTTCGGGGGCCTCCAGGCCCTCGACGGCGTCGACGTATCGATCGACGAGGGCGAACTCGTCGGACTCATCGGGCCGAACGGGGCCGGCAAGACCACGTACTTCAACTGCGTGACCGGGCTCCTCGACGCCGACGACGGCACGGTCAGGTTCGACGGGCAGGACGTCACGGACATGGACTCCGCGGAACTCGCGCGTGAGGGCATGGTCCGGACGTTCCAGCTGTCGCGGACGCTCAAGACGATGACCGCTCTCGAGAACGTCCAAATCGCGGCGATGGATCACCCCGGTGAGAACGCCTGGACCGCGTTCCGCCAGAGCGACGACCTGTACGAGGCCGAGGCGGAGATCACCGAACGGGCCGAGGAACTGCTCGATCGCTTCGACCTCGGCCACCACAAGGACACCTACGGGGGCAAGCTCTCCGGCGGTGACCGGAAGATCCTCGAGATCTGCCGGGGGCTGATGCTCGATCCGAAGCTGTTCCTGCTCGACGAACCGTTCGCCGGCGTCAACGAGGCGACGGTCGAGGAGATCTCCGATTACATCAGGGAGCTCAACGACGAGGGGATGACGTTCGTCATCATCGAGCACGGCCTGCGCGAGCTTGTCCAGCTCGTCGACCGCCTCATCGTACTGCACGAGGGCGCCGTCCTGGCCGACGGAGACCCGCACGACGTCGTCACCGACGAACAGGTCATCAACGTCTACATGGGGCAGGCCATGGACCTCGACGACGGCACCGAGAGCGAAGCGACCGACGCCTGA
- a CDS encoding NAD(P)/FAD-dependent oxidoreductase has product MKVTVVGGGIVGLSSAYYLARGGADVTLCEKGSLGMGSTARSAGGIRTQFSTEINVELSLRSLEVWDSFHEQFDVDIAHRRNGYLFVTGDEETADRCRTDVEMQNELGAESRFITPAEAEEHCPGLETDGLVAATYNGQDGFADPNLAMQGYAGEAREEGVDIRTKTAVTDVQTDGDEVTGVVTDEGRIDADIVVNAAGAWSQALADLADVDLPISPRRRQLAVVDPQRSLSDDVPLTINLDTGSYFRPERDGAALVGGHFGDDPDVDPDRYSDSLDIEWAATAVEHAAEYTAYFGDDARIRRGWAGLYAVTPDHHPIIEETAPGFVTAAGFSGHGFQHAPATGKLVAELCFDGEASLADISCLSSSRFEDGTGMIEHNVA; this is encoded by the coding sequence ATGAAGGTAACGGTAGTAGGAGGCGGTATCGTCGGTCTCTCGTCAGCGTACTATCTCGCGCGTGGCGGTGCGGACGTCACGCTCTGCGAGAAGGGATCGCTCGGGATGGGAAGCACCGCTCGCTCCGCCGGCGGCATCCGGACGCAGTTCTCGACCGAGATCAACGTGGAACTGTCGCTGCGCTCCCTCGAGGTCTGGGACTCCTTCCACGAGCAGTTCGACGTCGATATCGCCCACAGGCGAAACGGTTACCTGTTCGTGACGGGCGACGAGGAGACCGCCGATCGGTGCCGGACGGACGTCGAGATGCAAAACGAACTCGGCGCCGAGAGTCGGTTCATCACGCCGGCGGAAGCCGAGGAACACTGTCCGGGGCTCGAGACCGACGGCCTCGTCGCGGCGACGTACAACGGTCAGGACGGGTTCGCCGACCCCAACCTCGCCATGCAGGGCTACGCCGGGGAGGCCCGGGAGGAGGGCGTCGACATCCGGACCAAGACGGCCGTCACAGACGTCCAGACAGACGGCGACGAGGTCACCGGCGTCGTGACGGACGAGGGCCGCATCGACGCGGACATCGTGGTCAACGCCGCCGGCGCCTGGTCCCAGGCCCTCGCCGACCTGGCGGACGTCGACTTGCCGATCAGCCCCCGGCGACGGCAGTTGGCCGTCGTCGACCCCCAGCGCAGTCTGTCGGACGACGTGCCGCTGACGATCAACCTCGACACGGGGTCGTACTTCCGGCCCGAGCGCGACGGTGCGGCCCTGGTCGGCGGCCACTTCGGCGACGACCCCGACGTCGATCCGGACCGGTACTCGGACTCGCTGGACATCGAGTGGGCGGCGACGGCCGTCGAGCACGCCGCGGAGTACACCGCCTACTTCGGGGACGATGCGCGGATCCGCCGGGGCTGGGCGGGCCTCTACGCCGTCACGCCCGACCACCATCCCATCATCGAGGAGACCGCGCCCGGGTTCGTCACCGCGGCGGGCTTCTCCGGCCACGGCTTCCAGCACGCCCCCGCGACCGGGAAGCTGGTCGCCGAACTCTGTTTCGACGGGGAGGCGTCGCTCGCGGACATCTCGTGTCTGTCGAGCAGCCGGTTCGAGGACGGAACCGGCATGATAGAACACAACGTCGCGTAG